In one window of Henckelia pumila isolate YLH828 chromosome 1, ASM3356847v2, whole genome shotgun sequence DNA:
- the LOC140874451 gene encoding uncharacterized protein, producing the protein MLLMLQQSRKLMEAYKRNNETRRRRMFIQRNREVRNERLLNDYFSTNPVYSDQIFRRRFRMQRELFLRIVNALENHSSNFQQRDDDARRKRLVMTKKCTAMIRQLSHEVLVDHLDEYLRMGESTAIKCLFKFCEYVVELFGDQYLRRPNADDVQRLP; encoded by the coding sequence ATGTTATTGATGCTTCAACAAAGCCGAAAACTTATGGAAGCATATAAAAGGAATAACGAAACCCGGCGAAGAAGAATGTTCATCCAAAGAAATCGTGAAGTCAGGAATGAGAGGCTTCTCAATGATTATTTCTCTACAAACCCGGTGTATTCAGATCAAATATTTCGAAGACGATTTCGAATGCAAAGAGAGTTATTCCTTCGCATAGTGAATGCACTTGAGAatcattcatcaaattttcaACAGAGGGACGATGATGCGCGAAGAAAAAGACTTGTCATGACTAAAAAATGCACTGCTATGATTCGTCAATTATCTCATGAAGTCCTCGTCGACCATCTTGACGAGTACTTACGTATGGGTGAATCAACTGCCATCAAGTGTCTTTTCAAGTTCTGCGAATACGTGGTTGAACTATTTGGTGATCAGTACTTGAGAAGGCCAAATGCTGATGATGTTCAACGTCTTCCTTAA